A window from Purpureocillium takamizusanense chromosome 3, complete sequence encodes these proteins:
- a CDS encoding uncharacterized protein (EggNog:ENOG502I1CC~COG:S): MAVNTVAQENGLLPKASLEALAELMSRPDPTIIGIVLTGSAARGMATQYSDVDVLVIRDESETDNPREDRKTLAIDELPKTLTEIETIKPVGSEGAWERWSYAWAQVLRDSTGGRITRAVRRQATLSDDEIRKLLIDDSRVDWFINETYRALKSHRDGRPQASRLDSVEAIVPMLDLVFALAGRVRPYNKYLQWELTNHPLPSAEWQDGRLLEYVTGMLEGDVAVIRAVFHAVERECRAYDQKTGRGELGAVIDEWGSDLDLYRSVDH; this comes from the coding sequence ATGGCCGTCAACACCGTTGCGCAAGAAAATGGCCTTCTGCCAAAAGCATCCCTGGAGGCTTTGGCAGAACTCATGTCCCGCCCCGACCCAACCATCATCGGTATTGTCCTGACTGGATCCGCAGCACGTGGCATGGCAACCCAGTACTCTGATGTGGACGTCTTGGTGATTCGCGATGAATCAGAGACGGACAATCCGCGCGAAGACAGGAAGACTTTGGCAATTGACGAGCTCCCCAAGACGTTGACAGAGATTGAGACGATCAAGCCCGTTGGCTCCGAGGGAGCATGGGAACGCTGGTCATACGCTTGGGCACAGGTCCTCCGAGACTCGACAGGGGGACGAATCACAAGggctgtgcggcggcaggcaacGCTGAGCGATGATGAGATCCGGAAACTGTTGATCGACGACTCACGCGTGGACTGGTTCATCAACGAAACCTACCGAGCTCTGAAGTCGCATCGCGATGGGCGGCCTCAGGCTTCGCGGTTGGACTCGGTGGAAGCTATCGTCCCTATGCTTGACCTTGTCTttgcgctggctggcagaGTCCGCCCATATAACAAGTATCTGCAATGGGAGCTGACGAATCATCCCCTGCCGAGCGCAGAGTGGCAGGACGGGCGTCTTCTGGAGTATGTAACTGGGATGCTGGAGGGGGATGTCGCCGTCATTCGTGCAGTTTTTCACGCGGTAGAGAGAGAATGCCGGGCATATGACCAGAAGacgggacgaggagagctGGGTGCCGTGATCGATGAATGGGGGAGCGACCTTGACTTGTATCGGTCCGTAGATCATTAG